A DNA window from Ctenopharyngodon idella isolate HZGC_01 chromosome 8, HZGC01, whole genome shotgun sequence contains the following coding sequences:
- the cry3a gene encoding cryptochrome circadian regulator 3a isoform X1: MAPNSIHWFRKGLRLHDNPALQEAVRGADTVRCVYFLDPWFAGSSNLGVNRWRFLLQCLDDLDSNLRKLNSRLFVIRGQPANVFPRLFKEWKISRLTFEYDSEPFGKERDAAIKKLAMEAGVEVIVKISHTLYNLDKIIELNGGQPPLTYKRFQTLISRMDPPEMPVETLSNTSMGCCVTPVSEDHGDKYGVPSLEELGFDIEGLPSAVWPGGETEALTRIERHLERKAWVANFERPRMNANSLLASPTGLSPYLRFGCLSCRLFYFKLTDLYRKVKKTSTPPLSLYGQLLWREFFYTAATSNPRFDKMEGNPICVRIPWDKNPEALAKWAEAKTGFPWIDAIMTQLRQEGWIHHLARHAVACFLTRGDLWISWEEGMKVFEELLLDADWSVNAGSWMWLSCSSFFQQFFHCYCPVGFGRRTDPNGDFIRRYLPILRGFPAKYIYDPWNAPDSVQATAKCIIGVHYPKPMVNHAEASRLNIERMKQIYQQLSRYRGLGLLASVPSTHNGNGNGMAYSPGEQQSGTNTPAPAVSGNSVASGNRSGSILLNFDSEEHQGPSGIQQQKQQQLGYHHMPDTGHNSRLYQCNVSHDMAGPQHSAGHVPHTGGSVTGKRERESERDLEGEDDSLSTSHKLQRQIAEVTSVHATRGNQSKELNGHIIALSRTDSK; encoded by the exons ATTTCTCCTGCAGTGCCTGGATGATCTTGATTCCAATCTAAGAAAACTCAATTCCCGCCTTTTTGTCATCCGAGGACAACCAGCCAATGTTTTTCCACGCCTTTTCAAG GAATGGAAAATATCAAGGTTGACCTTCGAGTATGACTCAGAACCGTTTGGGAAGGAGAGGGATGCAGCTATTAAAAAGCTTGCCATGGAGGCTGGAGTTGAAGTCATTGTCAAGATCTCACACACCCTTTACAACCTTGATAA GATCATTGAACTAAATGGTGGTCAGCCTCCCCTCACATACAAACGTTTCCAGACTCTGATCAGCAGAATGGACCCACCGGAGATGCCAGTGGAAACTCTTTCCAACACCAGTATGGGCTGCTGTGTCACACCTGTCTCTGAAGACCATGGGGACAAATATGGTGTGCCCTCCCTAGAAGAACTAG GATTTGACATTGAGGGACTACCTTCTGCTGTCTGGCCAGGAGGTGAAACTGAGGCATTAACAAGGATCGAAAGGCATCTGGAGCGAAAG GCTTGGGTTGCAAATTTTGAAAGACCCAGAATGAATGCCAACTCTTTGCTGGCCAGTCCGACTGGCCTGAGTCCCTACCTCCGTTTTGGCTGCCTGTCCTGCCGCCTCTTCTATTTTAAACTCACAGACCTCTACAGAAAG GTAAAGAAAACCAGCACTCCTCCTCTCTCCCTCTATGGTCAGCTGCTGTGGAGGGAATTTTTTTACACTGCTGCCACCAGCAACCCACGATTTGATAAGATGGAAGGCAACCCGATCTGTGTGCGCATCCCCTGGGACAAGAACCCAGAGGCTTTGGCCAAGTGGGCTGAAGCTAAGACCGGTTTTCCCTGGATTGATGCCATAATGACCCAGTTGCGGCAGGAAGGCTGGATCCACCACCTGGCCCGTCATGCTGTCGCTTGTTTTCTCACTCGTGGAGACCTGTGGATCAGTTGGGAAGAGGGCATGAAG GTGTTTGAGGAGCTTCTTTTGGATGCTGACTGGAGCGTGAACGCAGGCAGCTGGATGTGGCTCTCCTGTAGCTCTTTCTTTCAACAGTTCTTTCATTGCTACTGTCCAGTGGGTTTCGGCAGACGCACTGACCCTAACGGCGATTTCATTAG acGATATTTACCTATTCTCCGAGGTTTCCCTGCCAAGTATATCTATGACCCATGGAATGCCCCAGACTCAGTGCAGGCTACTGCCAAGTGCATCATCGGCGTCCACTACCCCAAACCCATGGTGAACCATGCTGAAGCAAGCCGCCTCAACATCGAGAGGATGAAGCAGATCTACCAACAACTTTCGCGCTACAGAGGACTTG gaCTTCTGGCCTCCGTACCATCCACACACAACGGAAATGGGAATGGGATGGCATACTCCCCAGGGGAACAGCAGTCCGGGACCAATACACCAG CACCAGCTGTATCGGGCAATTCTGTTGCTAGTGGTAACAGGAGTGGAAGTATTCTGCTGAACTTTGACAGTGAAGAGCACCAGGGACCAAGTGGAATTcagcaacaaaaacagcagcaatTAG GATACCACCACATGCCTGACACAGGACACAACAGTCGACTTTACCAGTGTAATGTCTCACATGACATGGCAGGCCCCCAACATTCAG CAGGACACGTGCCGCACACAGGAGGAAGCGTGACAGGGAAAAGGGAGAGGGAGTCGGAACGAGATCTTGAAGGTGAAGATGATAGCCTCTCTACCTCTCACAAGTTACAACGGCAAATTGCAGAGGTCACTTCAGTTCATGCCACCAGAGGGAACCAGTCAA AAGAGTTAAATGGACATATCATTGCTCTGAGCAGAACAGATTCAAAATGA
- the cry3a gene encoding cryptochrome circadian regulator 3a isoform X2: MAPNSIHWFRKGLRLHDNPALQEAVRGADTVRCVYFLDPWFAGSSNLGVNRWRFLLQCLDDLDSNLRKLNSRLFVIRGQPANVFPRLFKEWKISRLTFEYDSEPFGKERDAAIKKLAMEAGVEVIVKISHTLYNLDKIIELNGGQPPLTYKRFQTLISRMDPPEMPVETLSNTSMGCCVTPVSEDHGDKYGVPSLEELGFDIEGLPSAVWPGGETEALTRIERHLERKAWVANFERPRMNANSLLASPTGLSPYLRFGCLSCRLFYFKLTDLYRKVKKTSTPPLSLYGQLLWREFFYTAATSNPRFDKMEGNPICVRIPWDKNPEALAKWAEAKTGFPWIDAIMTQLRQEGWIHHLARHAVACFLTRGDLWISWEEGMKVFEELLLDADWSVNAGSWMWLSCSSFFQQFFHCYCPVGFGRRTDPNGDFIRRYLPILRGFPAKYIYDPWNAPDSVQATAKCIIGVHYPKPMVNHAEASRLNIERMKQIYQQLSRYRGLGLLASVPSTHNGNGNGMAYSPGEQQSGTNTPAPAVSGNSVASGNRSGSILLNFDSEEHQGPSGIQQQKQQQLGYHHMPDTGHNSRLYQCNVSHDMAGPQHSGHVPHTGGSVTGKRERESERDLEGEDDSLSTSHKLQRQIAEVTSVHATRGNQSKELNGHIIALSRTDSK, from the exons ATTTCTCCTGCAGTGCCTGGATGATCTTGATTCCAATCTAAGAAAACTCAATTCCCGCCTTTTTGTCATCCGAGGACAACCAGCCAATGTTTTTCCACGCCTTTTCAAG GAATGGAAAATATCAAGGTTGACCTTCGAGTATGACTCAGAACCGTTTGGGAAGGAGAGGGATGCAGCTATTAAAAAGCTTGCCATGGAGGCTGGAGTTGAAGTCATTGTCAAGATCTCACACACCCTTTACAACCTTGATAA GATCATTGAACTAAATGGTGGTCAGCCTCCCCTCACATACAAACGTTTCCAGACTCTGATCAGCAGAATGGACCCACCGGAGATGCCAGTGGAAACTCTTTCCAACACCAGTATGGGCTGCTGTGTCACACCTGTCTCTGAAGACCATGGGGACAAATATGGTGTGCCCTCCCTAGAAGAACTAG GATTTGACATTGAGGGACTACCTTCTGCTGTCTGGCCAGGAGGTGAAACTGAGGCATTAACAAGGATCGAAAGGCATCTGGAGCGAAAG GCTTGGGTTGCAAATTTTGAAAGACCCAGAATGAATGCCAACTCTTTGCTGGCCAGTCCGACTGGCCTGAGTCCCTACCTCCGTTTTGGCTGCCTGTCCTGCCGCCTCTTCTATTTTAAACTCACAGACCTCTACAGAAAG GTAAAGAAAACCAGCACTCCTCCTCTCTCCCTCTATGGTCAGCTGCTGTGGAGGGAATTTTTTTACACTGCTGCCACCAGCAACCCACGATTTGATAAGATGGAAGGCAACCCGATCTGTGTGCGCATCCCCTGGGACAAGAACCCAGAGGCTTTGGCCAAGTGGGCTGAAGCTAAGACCGGTTTTCCCTGGATTGATGCCATAATGACCCAGTTGCGGCAGGAAGGCTGGATCCACCACCTGGCCCGTCATGCTGTCGCTTGTTTTCTCACTCGTGGAGACCTGTGGATCAGTTGGGAAGAGGGCATGAAG GTGTTTGAGGAGCTTCTTTTGGATGCTGACTGGAGCGTGAACGCAGGCAGCTGGATGTGGCTCTCCTGTAGCTCTTTCTTTCAACAGTTCTTTCATTGCTACTGTCCAGTGGGTTTCGGCAGACGCACTGACCCTAACGGCGATTTCATTAG acGATATTTACCTATTCTCCGAGGTTTCCCTGCCAAGTATATCTATGACCCATGGAATGCCCCAGACTCAGTGCAGGCTACTGCCAAGTGCATCATCGGCGTCCACTACCCCAAACCCATGGTGAACCATGCTGAAGCAAGCCGCCTCAACATCGAGAGGATGAAGCAGATCTACCAACAACTTTCGCGCTACAGAGGACTTG gaCTTCTGGCCTCCGTACCATCCACACACAACGGAAATGGGAATGGGATGGCATACTCCCCAGGGGAACAGCAGTCCGGGACCAATACACCAG CACCAGCTGTATCGGGCAATTCTGTTGCTAGTGGTAACAGGAGTGGAAGTATTCTGCTGAACTTTGACAGTGAAGAGCACCAGGGACCAAGTGGAATTcagcaacaaaaacagcagcaatTAG GATACCACCACATGCCTGACACAGGACACAACAGTCGACTTTACCAGTGTAATGTCTCACATGACATGGCAGGCCCCCAACATTCAG GACACGTGCCGCACACAGGAGGAAGCGTGACAGGGAAAAGGGAGAGGGAGTCGGAACGAGATCTTGAAGGTGAAGATGATAGCCTCTCTACCTCTCACAAGTTACAACGGCAAATTGCAGAGGTCACTTCAGTTCATGCCACCAGAGGGAACCAGTCAA AAGAGTTAAATGGACATATCATTGCTCTGAGCAGAACAGATTCAAAATGA
- the cry3a gene encoding cryptochrome circadian regulator 3a isoform X3: MAPNSIHWFRKGLRLHDNPALQEAVRGADTVRCVYFLDPWFAGSSNLGVNRWRFLLQCLDDLDSNLRKLNSRLFVIRGQPANVFPRLFKEWKISRLTFEYDSEPFGKERDAAIKKLAMEAGVEVIVKISHTLYNLDKIIELNGGQPPLTYKRFQTLISRMDPPEMPVETLSNTSMGCCVTPVSEDHGDKYGVPSLEELGFDIEGLPSAVWPGGETEALTRIERHLERKAWVANFERPRMNANSLLASPTGLSPYLRFGCLSCRLFYFKLTDLYRKVKKTSTPPLSLYGQLLWREFFYTAATSNPRFDKMEGNPICVRIPWDKNPEALAKWAEAKTGFPWIDAIMTQLRQEGWIHHLARHAVACFLTRGDLWISWEEGMKVFEELLLDADWSVNAGSWMWLSCSSFFQQFFHCYCPVGFGRRTDPNGDFIRRYLPILRGFPAKYIYDPWNAPDSVQATAKCIIGVHYPKPMVNHAEASRLNIERMKQIYQQLSRYRGLGLLASVPSTHNGNGNGMAYSPGEQQSGTNTPAPAVSGNSVASGNRSGSILLNFDSEEHQGPSGIQQQKQQQLGYHHMPDTGHNSRLYQCNVSHDMAGPQHSAGHVPHTGGSVTGKRERESERDLEGEDDSLSTSHKLQRQIAEVTSVHATRGNQSSMKS, from the exons ATTTCTCCTGCAGTGCCTGGATGATCTTGATTCCAATCTAAGAAAACTCAATTCCCGCCTTTTTGTCATCCGAGGACAACCAGCCAATGTTTTTCCACGCCTTTTCAAG GAATGGAAAATATCAAGGTTGACCTTCGAGTATGACTCAGAACCGTTTGGGAAGGAGAGGGATGCAGCTATTAAAAAGCTTGCCATGGAGGCTGGAGTTGAAGTCATTGTCAAGATCTCACACACCCTTTACAACCTTGATAA GATCATTGAACTAAATGGTGGTCAGCCTCCCCTCACATACAAACGTTTCCAGACTCTGATCAGCAGAATGGACCCACCGGAGATGCCAGTGGAAACTCTTTCCAACACCAGTATGGGCTGCTGTGTCACACCTGTCTCTGAAGACCATGGGGACAAATATGGTGTGCCCTCCCTAGAAGAACTAG GATTTGACATTGAGGGACTACCTTCTGCTGTCTGGCCAGGAGGTGAAACTGAGGCATTAACAAGGATCGAAAGGCATCTGGAGCGAAAG GCTTGGGTTGCAAATTTTGAAAGACCCAGAATGAATGCCAACTCTTTGCTGGCCAGTCCGACTGGCCTGAGTCCCTACCTCCGTTTTGGCTGCCTGTCCTGCCGCCTCTTCTATTTTAAACTCACAGACCTCTACAGAAAG GTAAAGAAAACCAGCACTCCTCCTCTCTCCCTCTATGGTCAGCTGCTGTGGAGGGAATTTTTTTACACTGCTGCCACCAGCAACCCACGATTTGATAAGATGGAAGGCAACCCGATCTGTGTGCGCATCCCCTGGGACAAGAACCCAGAGGCTTTGGCCAAGTGGGCTGAAGCTAAGACCGGTTTTCCCTGGATTGATGCCATAATGACCCAGTTGCGGCAGGAAGGCTGGATCCACCACCTGGCCCGTCATGCTGTCGCTTGTTTTCTCACTCGTGGAGACCTGTGGATCAGTTGGGAAGAGGGCATGAAG GTGTTTGAGGAGCTTCTTTTGGATGCTGACTGGAGCGTGAACGCAGGCAGCTGGATGTGGCTCTCCTGTAGCTCTTTCTTTCAACAGTTCTTTCATTGCTACTGTCCAGTGGGTTTCGGCAGACGCACTGACCCTAACGGCGATTTCATTAG acGATATTTACCTATTCTCCGAGGTTTCCCTGCCAAGTATATCTATGACCCATGGAATGCCCCAGACTCAGTGCAGGCTACTGCCAAGTGCATCATCGGCGTCCACTACCCCAAACCCATGGTGAACCATGCTGAAGCAAGCCGCCTCAACATCGAGAGGATGAAGCAGATCTACCAACAACTTTCGCGCTACAGAGGACTTG gaCTTCTGGCCTCCGTACCATCCACACACAACGGAAATGGGAATGGGATGGCATACTCCCCAGGGGAACAGCAGTCCGGGACCAATACACCAG CACCAGCTGTATCGGGCAATTCTGTTGCTAGTGGTAACAGGAGTGGAAGTATTCTGCTGAACTTTGACAGTGAAGAGCACCAGGGACCAAGTGGAATTcagcaacaaaaacagcagcaatTAG GATACCACCACATGCCTGACACAGGACACAACAGTCGACTTTACCAGTGTAATGTCTCACATGACATGGCAGGCCCCCAACATTCAG CAGGACACGTGCCGCACACAGGAGGAAGCGTGACAGGGAAAAGGGAGAGGGAGTCGGAACGAGATCTTGAAGGTGAAGATGATAGCCTCTCTACCTCTCACAAGTTACAACGGCAAATTGCAGAGGTCACTTCAGTTCATGCCACCAGAGGGAACCAGTCAAGTATg AAGAGTTAA
- the cry3a gene encoding cryptochrome circadian regulator 3a isoform X5: MAPNSIHWFRKGLRLHDNPALQEAVRGADTVRCVYFLDPWFAGSSNLGVNRWRFLLQCLDDLDSNLRKLNSRLFVIRGQPANVFPRLFKEWKISRLTFEYDSEPFGKERDAAIKKLAMEAGVEVIVKISHTLYNLDKIIELNGGQPPLTYKRFQTLISRMDPPEMPVETLSNTSMGCCVTPVSEDHGDKYGVPSLEELGFDIEGLPSAVWPGGETEALTRIERHLERKAWVANFERPRMNANSLLASPTGLSPYLRFGCLSCRLFYFKLTDLYRKVKKTSTPPLSLYGQLLWREFFYTAATSNPRFDKMEGNPICVRIPWDKNPEALAKWAEAKTGFPWIDAIMTQLRQEGWIHHLARHAVACFLTRGDLWISWEEGMKVFEELLLDADWSVNAGSWMWLSCSSFFQQFFHCYCPVGFGRRTDPNGDFIRRYLPILRGFPAKYIYDPWNAPDSVQATAKCIIGVHYPKPMVNHAEASRLNIERMKQIYQQLSRYRGLGLLASVPSTHNGNGNGMAYSPGEQQSGTNTPAPAVSGNSVASGNRSGSILLNFDSEEHQGPSGIQQQKQQQLGRGSRNEILKVKMIASLPLTSYNGKLQRSLQFMPPEGTSQKS, from the exons ATTTCTCCTGCAGTGCCTGGATGATCTTGATTCCAATCTAAGAAAACTCAATTCCCGCCTTTTTGTCATCCGAGGACAACCAGCCAATGTTTTTCCACGCCTTTTCAAG GAATGGAAAATATCAAGGTTGACCTTCGAGTATGACTCAGAACCGTTTGGGAAGGAGAGGGATGCAGCTATTAAAAAGCTTGCCATGGAGGCTGGAGTTGAAGTCATTGTCAAGATCTCACACACCCTTTACAACCTTGATAA GATCATTGAACTAAATGGTGGTCAGCCTCCCCTCACATACAAACGTTTCCAGACTCTGATCAGCAGAATGGACCCACCGGAGATGCCAGTGGAAACTCTTTCCAACACCAGTATGGGCTGCTGTGTCACACCTGTCTCTGAAGACCATGGGGACAAATATGGTGTGCCCTCCCTAGAAGAACTAG GATTTGACATTGAGGGACTACCTTCTGCTGTCTGGCCAGGAGGTGAAACTGAGGCATTAACAAGGATCGAAAGGCATCTGGAGCGAAAG GCTTGGGTTGCAAATTTTGAAAGACCCAGAATGAATGCCAACTCTTTGCTGGCCAGTCCGACTGGCCTGAGTCCCTACCTCCGTTTTGGCTGCCTGTCCTGCCGCCTCTTCTATTTTAAACTCACAGACCTCTACAGAAAG GTAAAGAAAACCAGCACTCCTCCTCTCTCCCTCTATGGTCAGCTGCTGTGGAGGGAATTTTTTTACACTGCTGCCACCAGCAACCCACGATTTGATAAGATGGAAGGCAACCCGATCTGTGTGCGCATCCCCTGGGACAAGAACCCAGAGGCTTTGGCCAAGTGGGCTGAAGCTAAGACCGGTTTTCCCTGGATTGATGCCATAATGACCCAGTTGCGGCAGGAAGGCTGGATCCACCACCTGGCCCGTCATGCTGTCGCTTGTTTTCTCACTCGTGGAGACCTGTGGATCAGTTGGGAAGAGGGCATGAAG GTGTTTGAGGAGCTTCTTTTGGATGCTGACTGGAGCGTGAACGCAGGCAGCTGGATGTGGCTCTCCTGTAGCTCTTTCTTTCAACAGTTCTTTCATTGCTACTGTCCAGTGGGTTTCGGCAGACGCACTGACCCTAACGGCGATTTCATTAG acGATATTTACCTATTCTCCGAGGTTTCCCTGCCAAGTATATCTATGACCCATGGAATGCCCCAGACTCAGTGCAGGCTACTGCCAAGTGCATCATCGGCGTCCACTACCCCAAACCCATGGTGAACCATGCTGAAGCAAGCCGCCTCAACATCGAGAGGATGAAGCAGATCTACCAACAACTTTCGCGCTACAGAGGACTTG gaCTTCTGGCCTCCGTACCATCCACACACAACGGAAATGGGAATGGGATGGCATACTCCCCAGGGGAACAGCAGTCCGGGACCAATACACCAG CACCAGCTGTATCGGGCAATTCTGTTGCTAGTGGTAACAGGAGTGGAAGTATTCTGCTGAACTTTGACAGTGAAGAGCACCAGGGACCAAGTGGAATTcagcaacaaaaacagcagcaatTAG GGAGAGGGAGTCGGAACGAGATCTTGAAGGTGAAGATGATAGCCTCTCTACCTCTCACAAGTTACAACGGCAAATTGCAGAGGTCACTTCAGTTCATGCCACCAGAGGGAACCAGTCAA AAGAGTTAA
- the cry3a gene encoding cryptochrome circadian regulator 3a isoform X4 codes for MAPNSIHWFRKGLRLHDNPALQEAVRGADTVRCVYFLDPWFAGSSNLGVNRWRFLLQCLDDLDSNLRKLNSRLFVIRGQPANVFPRLFKEWKISRLTFEYDSEPFGKERDAAIKKLAMEAGVEVIVKISHTLYNLDKIIELNGGQPPLTYKRFQTLISRMDPPEMPVETLSNTSMGCCVTPVSEDHGDKYGVPSLEELGFDIEGLPSAVWPGGETEALTRIERHLERKAWVANFERPRMNANSLLASPTGLSPYLRFGCLSCRLFYFKLTDLYRKVKKTSTPPLSLYGQLLWREFFYTAATSNPRFDKMEGNPICVRIPWDKNPEALAKWAEAKTGFPWIDAIMTQLRQEGWIHHLARHAVACFLTRGDLWISWEEGMKVFEELLLDADWSVNAGSWMWLSCSSFFQQFFHCYCPVGFGRRTDPNGDFIRRYLPILRGFPAKYIYDPWNAPDSVQATAKCIIGVHYPKPMVNHAEASRLNIERMKQIYQQLSRYRGLGLLASVPSTHNGNGNGMAYSPGEQQSGTNTPAPAVSGNSVASGNRSGSILLNFDSEEHQGPSGIQQQKQQQLGYHHMPDTGHNSRLYQCNVSHDMAGPQHSGHVPHTGGSVTGKRERESERDLEGEDDSLSTSHKLQRQIAEVTSVHATRGNQSSMKS; via the exons ATTTCTCCTGCAGTGCCTGGATGATCTTGATTCCAATCTAAGAAAACTCAATTCCCGCCTTTTTGTCATCCGAGGACAACCAGCCAATGTTTTTCCACGCCTTTTCAAG GAATGGAAAATATCAAGGTTGACCTTCGAGTATGACTCAGAACCGTTTGGGAAGGAGAGGGATGCAGCTATTAAAAAGCTTGCCATGGAGGCTGGAGTTGAAGTCATTGTCAAGATCTCACACACCCTTTACAACCTTGATAA GATCATTGAACTAAATGGTGGTCAGCCTCCCCTCACATACAAACGTTTCCAGACTCTGATCAGCAGAATGGACCCACCGGAGATGCCAGTGGAAACTCTTTCCAACACCAGTATGGGCTGCTGTGTCACACCTGTCTCTGAAGACCATGGGGACAAATATGGTGTGCCCTCCCTAGAAGAACTAG GATTTGACATTGAGGGACTACCTTCTGCTGTCTGGCCAGGAGGTGAAACTGAGGCATTAACAAGGATCGAAAGGCATCTGGAGCGAAAG GCTTGGGTTGCAAATTTTGAAAGACCCAGAATGAATGCCAACTCTTTGCTGGCCAGTCCGACTGGCCTGAGTCCCTACCTCCGTTTTGGCTGCCTGTCCTGCCGCCTCTTCTATTTTAAACTCACAGACCTCTACAGAAAG GTAAAGAAAACCAGCACTCCTCCTCTCTCCCTCTATGGTCAGCTGCTGTGGAGGGAATTTTTTTACACTGCTGCCACCAGCAACCCACGATTTGATAAGATGGAAGGCAACCCGATCTGTGTGCGCATCCCCTGGGACAAGAACCCAGAGGCTTTGGCCAAGTGGGCTGAAGCTAAGACCGGTTTTCCCTGGATTGATGCCATAATGACCCAGTTGCGGCAGGAAGGCTGGATCCACCACCTGGCCCGTCATGCTGTCGCTTGTTTTCTCACTCGTGGAGACCTGTGGATCAGTTGGGAAGAGGGCATGAAG GTGTTTGAGGAGCTTCTTTTGGATGCTGACTGGAGCGTGAACGCAGGCAGCTGGATGTGGCTCTCCTGTAGCTCTTTCTTTCAACAGTTCTTTCATTGCTACTGTCCAGTGGGTTTCGGCAGACGCACTGACCCTAACGGCGATTTCATTAG acGATATTTACCTATTCTCCGAGGTTTCCCTGCCAAGTATATCTATGACCCATGGAATGCCCCAGACTCAGTGCAGGCTACTGCCAAGTGCATCATCGGCGTCCACTACCCCAAACCCATGGTGAACCATGCTGAAGCAAGCCGCCTCAACATCGAGAGGATGAAGCAGATCTACCAACAACTTTCGCGCTACAGAGGACTTG gaCTTCTGGCCTCCGTACCATCCACACACAACGGAAATGGGAATGGGATGGCATACTCCCCAGGGGAACAGCAGTCCGGGACCAATACACCAG CACCAGCTGTATCGGGCAATTCTGTTGCTAGTGGTAACAGGAGTGGAAGTATTCTGCTGAACTTTGACAGTGAAGAGCACCAGGGACCAAGTGGAATTcagcaacaaaaacagcagcaatTAG GATACCACCACATGCCTGACACAGGACACAACAGTCGACTTTACCAGTGTAATGTCTCACATGACATGGCAGGCCCCCAACATTCAG GACACGTGCCGCACACAGGAGGAAGCGTGACAGGGAAAAGGGAGAGGGAGTCGGAACGAGATCTTGAAGGTGAAGATGATAGCCTCTCTACCTCTCACAAGTTACAACGGCAAATTGCAGAGGTCACTTCAGTTCATGCCACCAGAGGGAACCAGTCAAGTATg AAGAGTTAA
- the cry3a gene encoding cryptochrome circadian regulator 3a isoform X6, with product MAPNSIHWFRKGLRLHDNPALQEAVRGADTVRCVYFLDPWFAGSSNLGVNRWRFLLQCLDDLDSNLRKLNSRLFVIRGQPANVFPRLFKEWKISRLTFEYDSEPFGKERDAAIKKLAMEAGVEVIVKISHTLYNLDKIIELNGGQPPLTYKRFQTLISRMDPPEMPVETLSNTSMGCCVTPVSEDHGDKYGVPSLEELGFDIEGLPSAVWPGGETEALTRIERHLERKAWVANFERPRMNANSLLASPTGLSPYLRFGCLSCRLFYFKLTDLYRKVKKTSTPPLSLYGQLLWREFFYTAATSNPRFDKMEGNPICVRIPWDKNPEALAKWAEAKTGFPWIDAIMTQLRQEGWIHHLARHAVACFLTRGDLWISWEEGMKVFEELLLDADWSVNAGSWMWLSCSSFFQQFFHCYCPVGFGRRTDPNGDFIRRYLPILRGFPAKYIYDPWNAPDSVQATAKCIIGVHYPKPMVNHAEASRLNIERMKQIYQQLSRYRGLGLLASVPSTHNGNGNGMAYSPGEQQSGTNTPAPAVSGNSVASGNRSGSILLNFDSEEHQGPSGIQQQKQQQLGRGSRNEILKVKMIASLPLTSYNGKLQRSLQFMPPEGTSQV from the exons ATTTCTCCTGCAGTGCCTGGATGATCTTGATTCCAATCTAAGAAAACTCAATTCCCGCCTTTTTGTCATCCGAGGACAACCAGCCAATGTTTTTCCACGCCTTTTCAAG GAATGGAAAATATCAAGGTTGACCTTCGAGTATGACTCAGAACCGTTTGGGAAGGAGAGGGATGCAGCTATTAAAAAGCTTGCCATGGAGGCTGGAGTTGAAGTCATTGTCAAGATCTCACACACCCTTTACAACCTTGATAA GATCATTGAACTAAATGGTGGTCAGCCTCCCCTCACATACAAACGTTTCCAGACTCTGATCAGCAGAATGGACCCACCGGAGATGCCAGTGGAAACTCTTTCCAACACCAGTATGGGCTGCTGTGTCACACCTGTCTCTGAAGACCATGGGGACAAATATGGTGTGCCCTCCCTAGAAGAACTAG GATTTGACATTGAGGGACTACCTTCTGCTGTCTGGCCAGGAGGTGAAACTGAGGCATTAACAAGGATCGAAAGGCATCTGGAGCGAAAG GCTTGGGTTGCAAATTTTGAAAGACCCAGAATGAATGCCAACTCTTTGCTGGCCAGTCCGACTGGCCTGAGTCCCTACCTCCGTTTTGGCTGCCTGTCCTGCCGCCTCTTCTATTTTAAACTCACAGACCTCTACAGAAAG GTAAAGAAAACCAGCACTCCTCCTCTCTCCCTCTATGGTCAGCTGCTGTGGAGGGAATTTTTTTACACTGCTGCCACCAGCAACCCACGATTTGATAAGATGGAAGGCAACCCGATCTGTGTGCGCATCCCCTGGGACAAGAACCCAGAGGCTTTGGCCAAGTGGGCTGAAGCTAAGACCGGTTTTCCCTGGATTGATGCCATAATGACCCAGTTGCGGCAGGAAGGCTGGATCCACCACCTGGCCCGTCATGCTGTCGCTTGTTTTCTCACTCGTGGAGACCTGTGGATCAGTTGGGAAGAGGGCATGAAG GTGTTTGAGGAGCTTCTTTTGGATGCTGACTGGAGCGTGAACGCAGGCAGCTGGATGTGGCTCTCCTGTAGCTCTTTCTTTCAACAGTTCTTTCATTGCTACTGTCCAGTGGGTTTCGGCAGACGCACTGACCCTAACGGCGATTTCATTAG acGATATTTACCTATTCTCCGAGGTTTCCCTGCCAAGTATATCTATGACCCATGGAATGCCCCAGACTCAGTGCAGGCTACTGCCAAGTGCATCATCGGCGTCCACTACCCCAAACCCATGGTGAACCATGCTGAAGCAAGCCGCCTCAACATCGAGAGGATGAAGCAGATCTACCAACAACTTTCGCGCTACAGAGGACTTG gaCTTCTGGCCTCCGTACCATCCACACACAACGGAAATGGGAATGGGATGGCATACTCCCCAGGGGAACAGCAGTCCGGGACCAATACACCAG CACCAGCTGTATCGGGCAATTCTGTTGCTAGTGGTAACAGGAGTGGAAGTATTCTGCTGAACTTTGACAGTGAAGAGCACCAGGGACCAAGTGGAATTcagcaacaaaaacagcagcaatTAG GGAGAGGGAGTCGGAACGAGATCTTGAAGGTGAAGATGATAGCCTCTCTACCTCTCACAAGTTACAACGGCAAATTGCAGAGGTCACTTCAGTTCATGCCACCAGAGGGAACCAGTCAAGTATg A